A DNA window from Clavibacter sepedonicus contains the following coding sequences:
- a CDS encoding acrylyl-CoA reductase family protein: MTYRALVAEQTVADDGTTGIEVALRDLPDEQATGGAAGPGDGEVVLDVLFSSVNYKDGMLLGGRPGIARTSPLVAGIDAVGTVAASGSDAFSPGDLVVLNGAGLGESRDGGLAERVRVPADALVRVPDGITAARAAAIGTAGFTAMLSVLALERGGVEPGSGDVLVTGAGGGVGSVAVAILARLGHRVVASTGRVDELGDRLRALGAADVIDRSELGEPGKPLQRIRWAGAVDSVGSATLVNVLAQTRWGGVVTAAGLAQGPDLPGTVLPFILRAVTLAGINSVEAPAALRQEAWARLATDLDPALLDSITTTVPLDGAIAAGERILAGASSGRVVVDVRA, encoded by the coding sequence ATGACGTACCGCGCGCTCGTGGCCGAGCAGACCGTCGCCGACGACGGCACGACAGGCATCGAGGTCGCGCTGCGCGACCTCCCCGACGAGCAGGCGACGGGCGGCGCCGCCGGCCCCGGCGACGGCGAGGTCGTGCTCGACGTCCTCTTCTCCAGCGTCAACTACAAGGACGGCATGCTGCTCGGCGGCCGGCCCGGCATCGCGCGCACCAGCCCGCTCGTCGCCGGCATCGACGCGGTGGGCACGGTCGCGGCGAGCGGATCCGACGCCTTCTCCCCCGGCGACCTGGTCGTCCTCAACGGCGCCGGCCTCGGCGAGAGCCGCGACGGCGGGCTCGCCGAGCGCGTGCGCGTGCCCGCCGATGCGCTCGTGCGCGTGCCCGACGGGATCACCGCCGCCCGCGCCGCCGCCATCGGCACCGCGGGCTTCACGGCGATGCTCTCGGTGCTCGCGCTCGAGCGCGGCGGCGTGGAGCCAGGGTCCGGCGACGTGCTCGTCACGGGCGCGGGCGGCGGGGTCGGATCCGTCGCCGTCGCGATCCTCGCCCGCCTCGGCCACCGCGTGGTCGCGTCGACCGGACGCGTCGACGAGCTCGGCGACCGGCTGCGCGCGCTCGGCGCCGCCGACGTGATCGACCGCTCCGAGCTCGGCGAGCCGGGGAAGCCGCTGCAGCGCATCCGCTGGGCGGGCGCGGTCGACAGCGTCGGCAGCGCGACCCTCGTCAACGTGCTCGCCCAGACCCGCTGGGGCGGCGTCGTCACCGCGGCCGGCCTCGCGCAGGGCCCCGACCTGCCGGGCACCGTGCTCCCCTTCATCCTCCGGGCCGTCACGCTCGCGGGCATCAACTCCGTCGAGGCGCCGGCCGCACTGCGCCAGGAGGCGTGGGCGCGGCTCGCGACCGACCTCGACCCCGCGCTCCTCGACTCCATCACCACGACCGTGCCGCTCGACGGCGCGATCGCGGCGGGCGAGCGGATCCTCGCCGGCGCGTCGAGCGGACGCGTCGTGGTCGACGTCCGCGCCTAG
- a CDS encoding VOC family protein produces the protein MTDTSATTAALDSITGVHHVRLSVTDLARSRAFYEGVLGLTPAIESESDPSDAAVREDPAQYFGGVIYGVGSQLLGLRPIADGGVASDGAAFDPAARGLDHVSLQVGSRDDLVRAAALFAERGISHGEVIDFPTGMSILSVHDPDDINVELVVAG, from the coding sequence ATGACCGACACCAGCGCGACCACCGCAGCTCTCGACTCCATCACCGGCGTGCACCACGTGCGCCTCTCCGTCACCGATCTGGCCCGCTCGCGTGCCTTCTACGAGGGCGTGCTGGGCCTCACCCCCGCCATCGAGAGCGAGAGCGACCCGAGCGACGCGGCCGTGCGCGAGGATCCTGCCCAGTACTTCGGCGGCGTCATCTACGGCGTCGGCTCGCAGCTGCTCGGCCTCCGCCCCATCGCCGATGGCGGGGTCGCGTCCGACGGCGCCGCGTTCGACCCCGCGGCCCGCGGCCTCGACCACGTGAGCCTGCAGGTCGGCTCGCGCGACGACCTCGTGCGCGCCGCGGCGCTCTTCGCGGAGCGCGGCATCTCCCACGGCGAGGTCATCGACTTCCCCACGGGCATGTCGATCCTCTCCGTGCATGACCCGGACGACATCAACGTGGAGCTCGTCGTCGCGGGCTGA
- a CDS encoding DNA-3-methyladenine glycosylase family protein, which translates to MDQGGAEVTAPDARTTYVPDREVDLRLVLRPLFRGVVDPTCRWDPAPPGSRRVGVWRTARTPLGNASLRLDPRPDGGVDARAWGPGAEWVVDGVPELLGEGDDWSGLDVSAHPLLRDARRRLPALRLMRTNHVFEAMASAVLEQKVTGLEARRAWRQLILAHGEPAPGPVPAGMRVLPSPERWRLIPSWEWHRAGVDPKRSRTLIAVATSAAGLERTLALGRGSEEITRRLRSIPGVGIWTAAETTQRAHGDPDSVSVGDYHVHDMVGWALVGHPVDDDGMLELLEPWRGHRQRVMRLIEASGFRKPRFGPRMTVQDHRAH; encoded by the coding sequence ATGGACCAGGGCGGCGCGGAGGTGACGGCACCCGACGCGCGCACGACCTACGTGCCCGACCGCGAGGTCGACCTGCGGCTCGTGCTGCGCCCGCTGTTCCGCGGGGTCGTGGATCCGACCTGCCGCTGGGATCCGGCCCCGCCCGGCTCCCGCCGCGTCGGCGTCTGGCGCACGGCCCGCACGCCGCTCGGGAACGCGTCGCTGCGGCTGGATCCGCGGCCCGACGGCGGCGTCGACGCGCGCGCCTGGGGCCCCGGGGCCGAGTGGGTCGTCGACGGCGTGCCCGAGCTCCTCGGCGAGGGCGACGACTGGTCCGGCCTCGACGTCTCCGCGCATCCGCTCCTCCGCGACGCGCGCCGACGGCTGCCCGCGCTCCGTCTCATGCGCACGAACCACGTCTTCGAGGCGATGGCGTCCGCGGTGCTCGAGCAGAAGGTCACGGGGCTCGAGGCCCGGCGGGCGTGGCGGCAGCTGATCCTCGCGCACGGCGAGCCCGCGCCCGGCCCCGTGCCCGCGGGCATGCGCGTGCTGCCGTCGCCCGAGCGCTGGCGGCTCATCCCGTCGTGGGAGTGGCACCGCGCGGGCGTGGATCCGAAGCGGTCGCGCACGCTCATCGCCGTGGCGACGTCGGCGGCGGGCCTGGAGCGGACGCTGGCGCTCGGGCGGGGGAGCGAGGAGATCACCCGGCGGCTGCGGTCGATCCCGGGCGTCGGGATCTGGACGGCGGCGGAGACCACGCAGCGCGCCCACGGGGATCCGGACTCCGTGAGCGTCGGCGACTACCACGTGCACGACATGGTCGGGTGGGCGCTCGTCGGCCACCCGGTCGACGACGACGGGATGCTGGAGCTGCTCGAGCCGTGGCGCGGGCACCGTCAGCGGGTGATGCGCCTCATCGAGGCGAGCGGGTTCCGGAAGCCGCGCTTCGGCCCGCGGATGACGGTGCAGGACCATCGCGCGCACTGA
- a CDS encoding ATP-binding protein: MDPVTNPYVPGAGRKPAALVGRDRPMERWGIALARLERGTGAQPVVLYGLRGVGKTVLLSEYRRQAVRRDWIVAQVEAGADRSLREALGEALHGPLTDAARPSAGSRLLKALKTALSFRASYDSSGTWNFGLDLSGVAGGGADTGALETDLRKLVHDIADGAAEDGVGLAILIDEAQDLSSEETTAMCAIAHAAAQDGWAVVFAFAGLPSLPRVLAEAKSYAERFDYERIEALDDEGALAALTQPAAGEGVRWADEAAALIARESGGYPYFLQQLGQDTWNAAEGEAIDLVSARVGAATGRASLDTGFFRARWDRATRAEQDYLRALAVDGDSGSASGEVAARLGRPVRSFGPVRASLIAKGLVYAPEHGMVAFTVPGMGAFIERQHVT; this comes from the coding sequence ATGGACCCGGTCACCAATCCCTACGTCCCCGGCGCAGGTCGCAAGCCCGCGGCCCTCGTCGGCCGCGATCGACCGATGGAGCGCTGGGGCATCGCTCTCGCCCGTCTCGAGCGCGGCACGGGCGCGCAGCCGGTCGTCCTGTACGGCCTGCGTGGGGTGGGCAAGACGGTGCTCCTCTCCGAGTACCGACGGCAGGCGGTGCGACGCGACTGGATCGTCGCGCAGGTGGAGGCCGGAGCCGATCGGTCCCTCCGCGAAGCCCTGGGAGAGGCGCTCCACGGTCCCCTGACCGATGCCGCCCGGCCGTCGGCGGGAAGCCGCCTCCTGAAGGCGCTGAAGACGGCGCTCTCCTTCCGCGCGTCCTACGACTCGTCGGGCACGTGGAACTTCGGGCTCGACCTCTCCGGCGTCGCGGGAGGCGGGGCGGATACGGGAGCGCTCGAGACCGACCTGCGCAAGCTCGTGCACGACATCGCGGACGGCGCGGCGGAGGACGGCGTCGGACTCGCGATCCTCATCGACGAGGCGCAGGACCTCTCCTCGGAGGAGACCACCGCGATGTGCGCCATCGCACACGCGGCCGCCCAGGATGGCTGGGCCGTCGTCTTCGCCTTCGCAGGCCTGCCCAGCCTGCCGCGCGTCCTCGCCGAGGCGAAGTCCTATGCGGAGCGGTTCGACTACGAGCGGATCGAGGCCCTCGATGACGAGGGGGCGCTCGCTGCGCTGACGCAGCCGGCCGCGGGCGAGGGCGTGCGCTGGGCCGACGAGGCCGCGGCCTTGATCGCGCGGGAGAGCGGCGGATACCCCTACTTCCTCCAACAGCTGGGCCAGGACACCTGGAACGCGGCCGAGGGAGAGGCCATCGACCTCGTGTCGGCGCGGGTCGGAGCGGCCACGGGCAGAGCGTCGCTCGACACCGGGTTCTTCCGCGCGCGGTGGGATCGAGCGACCCGCGCCGAGCAGGACTACCTCCGGGCGCTGGCTGTGGACGGCGACTCCGGGAGCGCGTCAGGGGAGGTCGCCGCTCGTCTCGGACGACCGGTCAGGAGCTTCGGCCCCGTCCGGGCGAGCCTCATCGCGAAGGGGCTCGTCTACGCGCCGGAGCACGGGATGGTGGCCTTCACGGTGCCGGGCATGGGGGCGTTCATCGAGCGGCAGCACGTCACGTGA
- a CDS encoding DUF1304 domain-containing protein, with protein sequence MTAVAATGTIFVALAALLHVFFFLLESVFFERPFAWKRFGVADQEKALIIKPWAYNQGFYNLFLALGAGLGLILYFVGNVPAGLTLVLFTTACMVLTSIIIASTGKKYLIPALIQGVPPLLGLVFFAAAS encoded by the coding sequence ATGACCGCAGTAGCCGCCACCGGGACCATCTTCGTCGCACTCGCGGCCCTGCTCCACGTCTTCTTCTTCCTCCTCGAGAGCGTCTTCTTCGAGCGGCCCTTCGCCTGGAAGCGCTTCGGCGTGGCCGACCAGGAGAAGGCCCTCATCATCAAGCCGTGGGCCTACAACCAGGGCTTCTACAACCTGTTCCTCGCGCTCGGCGCCGGGCTCGGGCTGATCCTCTACTTCGTCGGCAACGTCCCCGCCGGCCTCACGCTCGTGCTGTTCACGACCGCGTGCATGGTGCTGACGTCGATCATCATCGCGAGCACGGGCAAGAAGTACCTCATCCCCGCGCTGATCCAGGGCGTGCCGCCGCTGCTCGGCCTCGTCTTCTTCGCCGCCGCCTCCTGA
- a CDS encoding chymotrypsin family serine protease yields the protein MIPARSKRLALAMLLTAFVTPSVVGGAASDASAQISPLRLQRPVMAGTKIRSASGANCTAGAVMKYSGIGTAISGFAAAKRYVLTSEHCGKKGEKFTLGSTVTGTVTWVSPDTDLELITVLPTSRTSRYCGPSHSGTLFCQNVTTYTPQADGRVVLSALNTGSPITPIVNRTGSPGDEESFCRSGAVGGVDCTLMLTHIPSPVLAGLPGVASASPTSRRASEDGDSGAPVTSGSGGFTNVALYGILYGGGWYGGVWKNHYITIAKFFEETSGYSLAPAL from the coding sequence ATGATCCCCGCCCGCTCGAAGCGCCTCGCGCTCGCCATGCTCCTCACCGCATTCGTCACGCCATCGGTCGTCGGCGGTGCTGCGTCCGATGCATCGGCGCAAATCAGCCCGCTCCGCCTCCAGCGACCGGTGATGGCGGGTACGAAGATCCGCTCCGCCTCCGGGGCCAACTGCACAGCCGGCGCCGTCATGAAGTACTCCGGCATCGGGACCGCCATCTCCGGATTCGCAGCAGCCAAGCGCTACGTGCTCACCTCCGAGCACTGCGGTAAGAAGGGCGAGAAGTTCACCCTCGGAAGCACCGTGACCGGCACGGTGACGTGGGTCTCTCCCGACACCGATCTCGAGCTCATCACCGTTCTGCCGACGTCGAGGACGTCGCGCTACTGCGGCCCCAGTCACTCCGGCACGCTCTTCTGCCAGAACGTGACCACCTACACGCCGCAAGCCGATGGTCGGGTCGTCCTCTCCGCCTTGAATACGGGAAGCCCCATCACGCCGATCGTGAACCGCACCGGGAGCCCGGGCGATGAGGAGTCGTTCTGTCGCAGTGGCGCGGTCGGCGGCGTCGACTGCACCCTCATGCTCACCCACATCCCGAGCCCGGTGCTCGCCGGTCTGCCCGGTGTCGCGTCGGCGAGCCCGACGTCACGACGAGCAAGCGAGGACGGTGACAGCGGAGCACCTGTCACCAGCGGCAGCGGGGGGTTCACCAACGTGGCGCTCTACGGGATCCTGTACGGCGGCGGCTGGTACGGCGGCGTATGGAAGAACCACTACATCACGATCGCCAAGTTCTTCGAGGAGACGTCCGGCTACAGCCTGGCGCCGGCTCTCTGA
- a CDS encoding DNA/RNA non-specific endonuclease: MDGYDLDFLPIPLPLPEAPADAQPVRLDYLHFTVLMDTDRRLAALTAVNIDGARLVDVERSDDWHLDPRLPEEQQCGPELYARNDIDRGHLVRRRDPVWGDIAEAARASADTFVYTNAAPQAAEFNQSKELWLGLEDYVLENADLGDRRMTVLTGPVFSDDDPVYRGVRIPLMFWKIAAWASGDRLATTAYLLDQAPELGDLDRQSATADAPELGPYRTYQVAVAEIGALTGYDVAQLAAADRLGVPATARPGTPEDGRDGWVELERFAAITL; encoded by the coding sequence ATGGACGGCTACGACCTCGACTTCCTCCCCATCCCCCTTCCGCTGCCCGAGGCCCCGGCCGACGCGCAGCCGGTGCGGCTCGACTACCTGCACTTCACGGTGCTCATGGACACGGACCGCCGGCTCGCCGCGCTCACGGCCGTGAACATCGACGGCGCGCGCCTCGTGGACGTGGAGCGCTCCGACGACTGGCACCTGGATCCGCGCCTGCCCGAGGAGCAGCAGTGCGGCCCCGAGCTGTACGCGCGCAACGACATCGACCGCGGGCACCTGGTGCGGCGGCGGGATCCCGTGTGGGGCGACATCGCCGAGGCCGCGCGCGCGAGCGCCGACACCTTCGTCTACACGAACGCGGCTCCGCAGGCGGCGGAGTTCAACCAGTCCAAGGAGCTGTGGCTCGGCCTCGAGGACTACGTGCTCGAGAACGCCGACCTCGGCGACCGGCGCATGACGGTGCTCACCGGCCCCGTCTTCTCGGACGACGACCCGGTGTACCGGGGCGTGCGGATCCCGCTGATGTTCTGGAAGATCGCCGCCTGGGCCTCGGGCGACCGGCTCGCGACCACGGCCTACCTGCTCGACCAGGCTCCGGAGCTCGGGGACCTCGACCGGCAGTCGGCCACCGCGGACGCGCCCGAGCTCGGGCCGTACCGCACCTATCAGGTGGCGGTGGCGGAGATCGGCGCGCTCACGGGCTACGACGTGGCGCAGCTCGCGGCGGCCGACCGGCTCGGCGTCCCAGCGACGGCACGTCCCGGCACGCCCGAGGACGGCCGCGACGGCTGGGTCGAGCTGGAGCGGTTCGCGGCGATCACGCTGTGA
- a CDS encoding 6-phosphofructokinase: protein MRIGILTSGGDCPGLNAVIRGAVLKGTTIHKQEFVGFRDGWRGVVDGDVMPLARRDIQGIGKQGGTILGTSRTNPFEGDGGVERIQENLDRLGIDAILAIGGEGTLAAAKRLTDAGLKIVGVPKTVDNDLDATDYTFGFDTAVQIATDAMDRLRTTGDSHSRCMVAEVMGRHVGWIALHSGMAAGAHAILIPEQKTSMDEIIGWVRSAYDRGRAPLVVVAEGFIPEHASDAHGERGLDAFGRPRLGGIGEQIAPIIEERTGIETRATTLGHIQRGGTPSSYDRVLATRLGLAAVDSVRDGHWGRMVALRGTDIVHVGFEEALRRLKTVPQHRYDEAAILFG from the coding sequence GTGCGCATAGGAATCCTCACCTCAGGCGGAGACTGCCCCGGACTCAACGCGGTCATCCGCGGGGCGGTGCTCAAGGGAACGACCATCCACAAGCAGGAGTTCGTCGGCTTCCGCGACGGCTGGCGGGGCGTCGTCGACGGCGACGTCATGCCGCTCGCGCGCCGCGACATCCAGGGCATCGGCAAGCAGGGCGGCACGATCCTCGGCACCAGCCGCACGAACCCGTTCGAGGGCGACGGCGGCGTGGAGCGGATCCAGGAGAACCTCGACCGCCTCGGCATCGACGCGATCCTCGCCATCGGCGGCGAGGGCACGCTCGCGGCCGCGAAGCGCCTCACCGACGCGGGCCTCAAGATCGTCGGCGTCCCGAAGACGGTCGACAACGACCTCGACGCGACCGACTACACGTTCGGCTTCGACACCGCGGTGCAGATCGCGACCGACGCCATGGACCGCCTCCGCACGACGGGCGACTCCCACAGCCGCTGCATGGTGGCCGAGGTCATGGGCCGCCACGTCGGCTGGATCGCGCTGCACTCCGGCATGGCCGCGGGCGCGCACGCGATCCTCATCCCCGAGCAGAAGACGAGCATGGACGAGATCATCGGATGGGTCCGCTCGGCCTACGATCGCGGGCGCGCGCCGCTCGTCGTCGTCGCGGAGGGCTTCATCCCCGAGCACGCGTCCGACGCGCACGGCGAGCGCGGGCTCGACGCCTTCGGCCGCCCGCGGCTCGGCGGCATCGGCGAGCAGATCGCGCCCATCATCGAGGAGCGCACGGGCATCGAGACCCGCGCCACGACCCTCGGCCACATCCAGCGCGGCGGCACCCCGTCGTCGTACGACCGCGTGCTCGCGACGCGCCTCGGCCTCGCCGCGGTCGACAGCGTGCGCGACGGCCACTGGGGCCGCATGGTCGCGCTCCGCGGCACCGACATCGTGCACGTCGGCTTCGAGGAGGCGCTCCGCCGCCTGAAGACCGTGCCGCAGCACCGCTACGACGAGGCCGCGATCCTCTTCGGCTGA
- a CDS encoding DsbA family protein, translating to MARHENEKVRAIREKARIERALDDRRRKRRRLITQFSVAGGLVIVIAAIAGGVYLLGQSQAASAAGPVQDTTAALSTGDQVRIATEPTGVSVGAADAPVTMDVFEDYSCPHCAQYEAETGPLLDRIAATGQVRIVYHPIQIVTKYGVVAGSAAACVLAEEPDKWPAVHSALFDNHSTITDSWTHADFVTWLTTQGVTADAARTCVAEGRYSSWITSNTSDATSAGVTGTPTLRIQGDIVTTVAGQDLVDALTKAGADLPQGIAADS from the coding sequence ATGGCCCGGCACGAGAACGAGAAGGTACGCGCGATCCGCGAGAAGGCACGCATCGAGAGGGCCCTCGACGACCGGCGCCGCAAGCGCCGCCGCCTCATCACCCAGTTCTCCGTCGCGGGCGGCCTCGTCATCGTCATCGCGGCCATCGCCGGCGGCGTCTACCTCCTCGGGCAGTCCCAGGCGGCGAGCGCCGCGGGCCCCGTCCAGGACACGACCGCCGCGCTGTCCACGGGCGACCAGGTGCGCATCGCGACCGAGCCCACCGGCGTGAGCGTCGGGGCGGCCGACGCCCCCGTCACCATGGACGTCTTCGAGGACTACTCGTGCCCCCACTGCGCGCAGTACGAGGCCGAGACCGGCCCCCTGCTCGACCGGATCGCCGCCACCGGCCAGGTGCGCATCGTCTACCACCCCATCCAGATCGTCACGAAGTACGGGGTCGTCGCGGGCAGCGCCGCCGCGTGCGTGCTGGCCGAGGAGCCCGACAAGTGGCCGGCCGTGCACTCGGCCCTGTTCGACAACCACTCCACCATCACCGACTCGTGGACCCACGCCGACTTCGTCACCTGGCTCACCACCCAGGGCGTCACGGCGGACGCGGCGCGCACCTGCGTGGCCGAGGGCAGGTACTCGTCGTGGATCACGAGCAACACCTCCGACGCGACCTCCGCCGGCGTCACGGGCACCCCGACGCTGCGGATCCAGGGCGACATCGTGACCACCGTCGCCGGGCAGGACCTCGTGGACGCGCTCACGAAGGCCGGCGCGGATCTGCCCCAGGGCATCGCGGCCGACAGCTGA
- a CDS encoding aldose 1-epimerase family protein: MPDDVTYVPRLPTGQQHELTAEVDGRSQRIVIAEVGAALRVLQVDGTDLVQSYPDHARPPFCSGIVLAPWPNRIRDGVWEHGGVTHQLDITEVDRENAIHGLLLHSPYRLVERHDVSITLAADVHPQRGYPFALETSVRYELTGSGVRVTHVIRNVGDADAPVAVGTHPFLRVGDVPTEDLEVVIDAPTHIEVDPVRLNPTGAQTPVDGTRYDLRQGVRVRDAQLDDAWADARVVDGVTRHGVQAPDGRRTEIWADGEFTYWQVFVTPWYPVADGHVWAVAVEPMTAPADAFNSGDGLITLEPGSEWSGTWGIDLHD, encoded by the coding sequence GTGCCCGACGACGTGACGTACGTACCCCGCCTCCCCACCGGCCAGCAGCACGAGCTCACCGCGGAGGTGGACGGCCGCTCCCAGCGCATCGTGATCGCCGAGGTCGGGGCCGCGCTCCGCGTCCTCCAGGTCGACGGCACCGACCTCGTGCAGTCCTACCCGGACCACGCCCGGCCCCCCTTCTGCAGCGGGATCGTGCTCGCGCCCTGGCCCAACCGGATCCGCGACGGCGTCTGGGAGCACGGCGGCGTCACGCACCAGCTCGACATCACCGAGGTCGACCGCGAGAACGCGATCCACGGGCTGCTCCTGCACTCCCCGTACCGCCTCGTGGAGCGCCACGACGTGTCGATCACGCTGGCCGCCGACGTCCACCCGCAGCGCGGCTACCCCTTCGCCCTCGAGACGAGCGTGCGGTACGAGCTCACGGGCTCCGGTGTCCGCGTCACGCACGTGATCCGCAACGTCGGCGACGCCGACGCGCCCGTCGCCGTGGGGACGCACCCCTTCCTCCGCGTGGGCGACGTGCCCACCGAGGACCTCGAGGTCGTCATCGACGCGCCCACCCACATCGAGGTGGATCCCGTGCGCCTCAACCCCACCGGCGCGCAGACGCCGGTCGACGGCACGCGCTACGACCTGCGCCAGGGCGTGCGCGTGCGCGACGCGCAGCTCGACGACGCGTGGGCCGATGCCCGCGTGGTCGACGGCGTCACGCGCCACGGCGTCCAGGCCCCCGACGGCCGGCGCACCGAGATCTGGGCCGACGGCGAGTTCACCTACTGGCAGGTCTTCGTCACGCCCTGGTACCCCGTCGCCGACGGGCACGTGTGGGCGGTCGCGGTGGAGCCGATGACGGCACCGGCCGACGCCTTCAACTCGGGCGACGGCCTCATCACTCTCGAGCCCGGATCCGAGTGGTCCGGCACCTGGGGCATCGACCTGCACGACTGA
- a CDS encoding nucleoside/nucleotide kinase family protein gives MDPAPDGRSRPASPETGDLDRLARRAHGLVREGARAILAIAGSPGAGKTTLARALVARVDAMAGHGTAAYVPMDGFHLANATLDRLGRHDRKGAIDTFDGWGVLALVRRIRAETDHAVYAPSFDRAVDEGVAGAVAVDPGIRLVVVEGNYLLVDDGPWALLRAEFDEAWFCATPGDERFARLVERHTAGGRAPSAAAAWARDVDGVNARLIEGTRGRADLVVDGTAATVRDAADA, from the coding sequence ATGGATCCCGCCCCCGACGGCCGCTCGCGACCCGCGTCCCCCGAGACGGGCGACCTCGACCGCCTCGCGCGTCGCGCCCACGGCCTCGTGCGCGAGGGCGCGCGGGCGATCCTGGCCATCGCGGGCAGCCCCGGCGCAGGCAAGACGACCCTCGCGCGGGCGCTCGTGGCACGGGTCGACGCGATGGCGGGCCACGGCACCGCGGCGTACGTGCCCATGGACGGCTTCCACCTCGCCAACGCCACGCTCGACCGGCTGGGGCGCCACGACCGCAAGGGCGCGATCGACACGTTCGACGGCTGGGGCGTGCTGGCGCTGGTGCGGCGGATCCGCGCGGAGACGGACCACGCGGTGTACGCGCCGTCGTTCGACCGGGCCGTCGACGAGGGCGTCGCGGGCGCCGTCGCGGTGGATCCCGGCATCCGCCTCGTCGTGGTCGAGGGCAACTACCTGCTCGTCGACGACGGCCCCTGGGCGCTGCTCCGCGCGGAGTTCGACGAGGCCTGGTTCTGTGCGACGCCGGGCGACGAGCGGTTCGCGCGGCTCGTCGAGCGGCACACGGCCGGCGGGCGGGCGCCGAGCGCCGCCGCGGCGTGGGCCCGCGACGTCGACGGCGTCAACGCGCGCCTCATCGAGGGGACCCGCGGCCGCGCCGACCTCGTGGTGGACGGCACCGCCGCGACGGTGCGCGACGCGGCCGACGCGTAG
- a CDS encoding biliverdin-producing heme oxygenase: MTVVSLTEALRDRARPRAESTDADEFMTALVTGRGCRDDYVALVAQHYFIYRAIEQATERMAADPVAARFISTRLTRLPAIEADLDFLVGPDWRDIVRPLASTAAYVERIEQVASVWVGGFIAHHYTRYLGDLSGGRLLRSLLQRQFGFDTNGVGLYLFAEIAEPRRFCSTYREALDQAPWDDDERARVVAEVENAYRLTTDVFAELARGRATAPLSLA; the protein is encoded by the coding sequence ATGACCGTCGTCTCCCTCACCGAGGCCCTCCGCGACCGAGCACGACCGCGCGCCGAGTCGACCGACGCGGACGAGTTCATGACCGCGCTCGTCACGGGCCGCGGCTGCCGTGACGACTACGTCGCCCTCGTCGCGCAGCACTACTTCATCTACCGCGCCATCGAGCAGGCGACCGAGCGCATGGCGGCGGATCCCGTCGCCGCGCGCTTCATCAGCACCCGCCTCACGCGCCTCCCCGCGATCGAGGCCGACCTCGACTTCCTCGTCGGGCCGGACTGGCGAGACATCGTGCGGCCGCTCGCGAGCACCGCCGCGTACGTCGAGCGGATCGAGCAGGTCGCCTCGGTCTGGGTCGGCGGCTTCATCGCGCACCACTACACGCGCTACCTCGGCGACCTGTCCGGCGGCCGCCTCCTCCGTTCGCTCCTGCAGCGGCAGTTCGGCTTCGACACGAACGGCGTCGGCCTGTACCTCTTCGCGGAGATCGCCGAGCCGCGCCGGTTCTGCAGCACCTACCGCGAGGCGCTCGACCAGGCGCCGTGGGACGACGACGAGCGCGCCCGCGTCGTGGCCGAGGTCGAGAACGCGTACCGGCTCACCACGGACGTCTTCGCGGAGCTCGCGCGCGGACGCGCCACGGCTCCCCTGAGCCTGGCCTGA
- a CDS encoding MarR family winged helix-turn-helix transcriptional regulator: MTTTDPLALESQVCFQAVVAARTVVAVYRPILEPLGLTHTQYLVMLALWERDDRSVSGLGSTLQLEPATLTPLLKRLQAAGFVDRARSSADERIVVVSLTAAGRELRERALDVPAQAAARTGMTVAELEALRDALDDVVGRLTGALADPDDEAAA; the protein is encoded by the coding sequence ATGACGACGACGGATCCCCTGGCACTCGAGAGCCAGGTCTGCTTCCAGGCGGTGGTCGCGGCACGCACCGTGGTGGCCGTGTACCGGCCGATCCTCGAGCCGCTCGGGCTGACGCACACGCAGTACCTCGTGATGCTGGCGCTGTGGGAGCGCGACGACCGCTCGGTCTCGGGCCTCGGATCCACCCTGCAGCTCGAGCCCGCGACGCTGACGCCGCTGCTCAAGCGGCTGCAGGCCGCCGGGTTCGTCGACCGGGCCAGGAGCTCCGCGGACGAGCGGATCGTCGTGGTCTCCCTCACCGCAGCCGGCCGTGAGCTCCGCGAGCGGGCGCTCGACGTGCCCGCGCAGGCGGCCGCGCGCACCGGCATGACCGTCGCCGAGCTCGAGGCGCTGCGCGACGCGCTCGACGACGTGGTGGGGCGGCTCACGGGTGCGCTCGCGGATCCGGACGACGAGGCCGCCGCCTGA